The following proteins are encoded in a genomic region of Ornithinibacillus sp. 4-3:
- a CDS encoding YhcN/YlaJ family sporulation lipoprotein, whose translation MKLKYIIFCILIITLFTGCRADNEQQNSANEINQQQVRNNTERTTDTGVNNEVANHLSKIASDVPNVNRANSIVIGPYAVVAIDVDGDLDRGRVGTIKYSVSEALQHDPNGKEAIIIADADLPDRFKAMKQKIDEGYPIRGIMDELAAIIGRYMPDYPIKEAPPPEDRDMPEDIPNDDQEKLNQIRNEQIQE comes from the coding sequence TTGAAACTTAAATATATCATCTTCTGCATATTAATAATTACTCTATTTACTGGCTGTCGTGCAGATAATGAACAACAGAACTCGGCAAATGAAATAAATCAACAACAAGTTAGAAATAATACAGAACGTACTACAGATACGGGCGTTAATAATGAAGTAGCAAATCATTTATCAAAAATTGCTAGTGATGTTCCTAATGTTAATCGGGCAAATTCCATTGTTATTGGTCCATATGCAGTTGTTGCTATTGACGTGGATGGTGATTTAGATAGAGGACGTGTTGGTACAATTAAGTACTCTGTCTCTGAAGCACTTCAACATGATCCAAATGGTAAAGAAGCAATTATTATTGCTGATGCAGATTTACCTGACCGATTCAAAGCAATGAAACAAAAGATAGATGAAGGCTATCCTATCAGAGGAATCATGGATGAATTAGCAGCAATTATTGGTAGATACATGCCAGACTATCCAATTAAAGAAGCTCCACCACCAGAGGATCGAGATATGCCTGAAGATATTCCAAATGATGATCAAGAAAAGTTAAATCAAATTCGTAATGAACAGATCCAAGAATAA
- a CDS encoding DUF5325 family protein produces MKKINISMLLLAMLVISMFIGVGVAIAFRSIWFIALFTVLGFVIMSYGISLKRKNSAH; encoded by the coding sequence TTGAAAAAAATTAATATTTCGATGCTATTATTAGCAATGCTTGTTATTTCTATGTTTATAGGCGTTGGTGTTGCCATCGCATTCCGTAGTATTTGGTTTATCGCTCTATTTACTGTTTTAGGATTTGTTATTATGAGCTATGGAATATCATTAAAAAGGAAAAATAGCGCCCATTAG
- a CDS encoding DUF72 domain-containing protein: MIYIGVTGWGDHHSLYPPHIKPKDKLAEYSSHFLTVEVDASFYAVQPIKNALKWVNETPDQFRFVVKAYQGMTGHQRTDIPFETKAEMFQAFKESLEPYQQANKLAMVLFQFPPWFDCKKENVNYLRYCKKMMGDIPIALEFRNQSWFSEKYRSSTIHFMKEQGWIHTVVDEPQAGDGSAPTVPVATDSNMTLIRMHGRNVHGWTRPKNAETNWREVRYLYKYNEKELLEWKEHVLTLAKSSKDIIILFNNNSGGDAAGNAKDFQKMLGIEYEGLSPKQLDLF, from the coding sequence ATGATATATATAGGTGTAACAGGTTGGGGAGACCATCATTCACTATATCCACCTCATATAAAGCCAAAGGATAAACTAGCAGAATATAGCAGCCATTTTCTCACAGTGGAAGTAGATGCATCATTTTATGCCGTACAGCCAATCAAAAATGCTTTAAAGTGGGTAAATGAAACACCAGATCAATTTCGTTTTGTTGTAAAGGCATATCAAGGGATGACTGGGCATCAAAGAACAGATATCCCATTTGAAACGAAGGCCGAGATGTTTCAAGCCTTCAAGGAATCGTTAGAGCCTTATCAACAAGCGAATAAACTAGCAATGGTTTTATTTCAGTTTCCACCTTGGTTTGATTGTAAGAAGGAAAACGTGAACTATTTAAGATACTGTAAGAAAATGATGGGCGATATTCCAATTGCATTAGAGTTTCGTAATCAATCGTGGTTTAGTGAGAAATACCGTTCGAGTACTATTCATTTTATGAAAGAACAGGGATGGATTCATACGGTAGTGGATGAGCCTCAGGCAGGAGATGGATCAGCTCCAACTGTGCCAGTAGCTACAGATTCAAATATGACATTGATTCGTATGCACGGTCGAAATGTTCATGGTTGGACAAGACCGAAAAATGCAGAAACAAATTGGCGCGAGGTGCGCTACTTATATAAATATAACGAAAAAGAGCTTTTAGAATGGAAGGAACATGTATTAACTCTGGCAAAAAGCTCAAAAGATATCATTATTTTATTTAACAATAATTCTGGTGGCGATGCAGCAGGCAACGCAAAGGACTTTCAAAAAATGCTTGGAATTGAATATGAAGGATTATCGCCTAAACAGCTTGATCTATTTTAA
- a CDS encoding YlaH-like family protein: MVKSFIFEFFIEQFGTNNIFWYFYIVNLILSVIAYKLGFARKLPLGKSIIVYILLAIATFISTTFSLLQFPITESLIIVSIIMGIYRLRLHRERSAKNN, from the coding sequence ATGGTAAAAAGTTTTATATTTGAATTTTTTATAGAGCAATTTGGGACAAATAATATTTTTTGGTATTTTTACATTGTTAATCTTATTTTATCTGTTATTGCATATAAACTAGGCTTCGCTAGAAAATTGCCATTAGGAAAGTCAATTATTGTTTATATATTATTAGCTATAGCTACATTTATATCAACAACTTTTAGTTTATTACAATTTCCAATTACAGAAAGCTTGATTATTGTTTCTATTATAATGGGAATTTATCGCTTGCGTTTGCATCGTGAACGATCAGCAAAAAATAATTAA
- a CDS encoding histidine phosphatase family protein, translating into MEKAIYIIRHCEAIGQGREASLTENGFRQAKILSEWLVNKRISRIISSPYLRAVQTIAPFSENNNIEIETDNRLIERILSTQDFPDWLEKLETTFSDFSLTYEGGESSEEATARIVELINEISTSDHESIAVVAHGGIIALLLHYYDKNFGFEQWKNMCNPDVFLLRLSENIPSCERIWEE; encoded by the coding sequence ATGGAAAAAGCAATATATATTATTCGACATTGCGAAGCCATAGGGCAGGGTAGAGAAGCATCATTAACAGAGAATGGTTTTCGACAAGCGAAGATACTTTCAGAATGGTTAGTAAACAAACGAATTAGTCGAATTATTTCTAGCCCTTATTTACGTGCGGTACAAACAATAGCTCCTTTCTCTGAGAATAATAATATAGAAATAGAAACAGATAATAGACTAATAGAACGCATATTAAGCACTCAAGATTTTCCGGACTGGTTAGAAAAGCTAGAAACTACTTTTTCTGATTTTAGTTTAACTTATGAAGGCGGAGAATCAAGTGAAGAGGCTACAGCACGAATTGTTGAACTTATTAATGAAATTAGTACAAGTGACCATGAAAGTATAGCAGTTGTTGCACATGGTGGAATTATTGCTCTATTGCTTCATTACTACGATAAGAATTTTGGGTTTGAACAATGGAAGAATATGTGTAATCCAGATGTATTTTTATTACGTTTGTCAGAAAATATTCCGAGCTGTGAACGGATTTGGGAAGAATAG
- a CDS encoding inositol monophosphatase family protein — MDKEKRKQLFQQAKAWVLAAGEMIRKQINEPLEINIKSNPNDLVTSMDKAIEKFFVTNIKEYYPDHAILGEEGYGDELTSLSGTVWIIDPIDGTTNFVHQKRNFAISIGIYEEGIGEIGLIYDVMKDDLYSAKSGEGAYKNEQRLSHHPVHIKEAILGLNHHWLCENRLVDEKVMQKLIKTIRGARSYGSAALELAFVAEGVTDGYLSMRLSPWDIAAGIILIQEVGGIISNLEGEPLNLLIKQPIVVSNSHIYQDIMEEFIKKGKK, encoded by the coding sequence ATGGATAAAGAGAAACGCAAACAATTATTTCAACAAGCTAAGGCATGGGTCCTAGCTGCTGGGGAAATGATTCGCAAACAAATAAATGAACCACTTGAAATAAATATAAAGTCTAATCCAAATGATTTAGTAACATCAATGGATAAAGCGATAGAGAAATTTTTTGTGACGAATATTAAAGAATATTATCCCGATCATGCTATTTTAGGTGAAGAAGGATATGGTGATGAATTAACTTCACTATCTGGAACCGTTTGGATTATTGATCCTATTGATGGGACGACAAACTTTGTCCATCAAAAACGAAATTTTGCTATATCTATTGGAATTTATGAAGAGGGTATAGGAGAAATTGGGTTAATATATGATGTGATGAAGGATGATTTATATAGTGCCAAAAGTGGGGAAGGTGCATATAAAAATGAGCAGAGATTATCGCATCATCCTGTACATATAAAAGAAGCTATTCTAGGCTTAAATCATCATTGGTTATGTGAAAATAGGTTAGTAGATGAAAAAGTCATGCAGAAGTTAATTAAAACGATTCGTGGAGCTCGTTCATATGGTTCAGCTGCTTTAGAGCTTGCTTTTGTTGCTGAAGGAGTGACAGATGGCTATTTATCCATGCGACTTTCACCTTGGGATATTGCTGCAGGAATTATTTTAATCCAGGAGGTTGGTGGGATAATATCTAATTTAGAAGGTGAACCTTTGAATCTCTTGATAAAACAGCCTATCGTTGTTAGTAACTCACATATTTACCAAGATATAATGGAAGAATTTATAAAAAAAGGTAAAAAATAA
- a CDS encoding YlaI family protein, with the protein MQVKCTLCDLIEEISDDSLQAKRLKNRRANLYLCSVCYERISEKTIARHSTGKFRFYEEKKQENDFLK; encoded by the coding sequence ATGCAGGTTAAATGCACATTATGTGATCTTATAGAAGAAATTAGCGATGATTCCTTACAAGCGAAAAGATTAAAAAATCGTCGTGCCAATTTATATTTATGTAGTGTTTGTTATGAACGTATTAGTGAGAAAACAATTGCACGGCATTCGACAGGTAAATTTCGCTTCTATGAAGAGAAAAAACAAGAAAATGATTTTCTTAAATAG
- a CDS encoding YlaN family protein, whose amino-acid sequence MQDITIDHREKAYALLKEDADKILRLIEVQIENLTMPQCPLYEEVLDTQMFGFSREIDFAIRLNLISETAGKELIGNLEKQLNRLHEAAQK is encoded by the coding sequence ATGCAAGATATTACTATTGATCATCGTGAAAAAGCTTATGCTCTATTAAAAGAGGACGCAGATAAAATTCTACGTTTAATAGAGGTTCAGATAGAGAATTTAACGATGCCTCAATGTCCTTTATATGAAGAAGTACTAGATACACAAATGTTTGGGTTTTCAAGAGAAATAGATTTTGCAATTCGCTTGAATTTAATTAGCGAAACAGCAGGAAAAGAACTTATTGGAAACCTAGAAAAACAGCTCAATAGATTACATGAAGCTGCACAGAAGTAG
- the lpdA gene encoding dihydrolipoyl dehydrogenase, translated as MVVGDFPVETDTLVVGAGPGGYVAAIRAAQLGQKVTIVEKDKLGGVCLNVGCIPSKALIQAGHLASHAKGNEAMGITTENVSIDFGKVQEWKGTVVNKLTSGVESLLKGNKVDIVNGEVYFVDSNTVKVMDENNSQTYKFKDCIIATGSTPIEIPSFPFSKRVLDSTGALYLDEIPAKLVVIGGGYIGTELGTAYANLGSEVTIVEGAKDLLGGTYEKQITHFVKKRLKDKGVKLVTDAMAKGVEETENGVKVTYEAKGKEEVVEADYVLVTVGRRPNTSELGLEQVGIELDERGLVKIDKQCRTNVSNIYAIGDIVAGQPLAHKASYEAKVAAEAISGEKSEIDYIAMPAVVFSDPEIATVGYTEEAAKEEGINAKSAKFPFAANGRALSLNDSDGFLKLVTREEDGLVIGAQIVGPSASDMIAEIGLAIETGVTAEDIALTVHAHPSLAEITMEAAEVAIGKPVHMLK; from the coding sequence ATGGTAGTTGGAGATTTTCCTGTTGAAACAGATACTTTAGTAGTAGGTGCTGGTCCTGGTGGTTATGTAGCAGCAATTCGTGCAGCACAACTTGGACAAAAAGTTACCATTGTTGAAAAAGATAAATTAGGTGGAGTATGCCTGAATGTTGGTTGTATCCCATCTAAAGCGCTTATCCAAGCTGGACATTTAGCAAGTCATGCTAAAGGCAACGAAGCGATGGGTATTACAACTGAAAATGTATCAATTGACTTTGGTAAAGTACAAGAGTGGAAAGGTACTGTTGTTAATAAATTAACTTCAGGTGTTGAATCCCTTTTAAAAGGTAATAAAGTAGATATCGTAAATGGTGAAGTTTACTTTGTAGATAGTAATACAGTAAAAGTTATGGATGAAAATAATTCACAAACTTATAAATTCAAAGATTGTATTATTGCGACTGGTTCTACACCAATCGAAATTCCTAGTTTCCCGTTCTCTAAGCGTGTACTTGATTCTACGGGAGCACTTTACTTAGATGAAATCCCTGCTAAATTAGTAGTAATTGGTGGAGGATATATTGGTACTGAATTAGGTACTGCTTATGCTAACCTAGGTTCTGAAGTAACAATCGTTGAAGGTGCAAAAGACCTTTTAGGTGGAACATATGAGAAACAAATTACTCATTTTGTTAAAAAACGCTTAAAAGATAAAGGTGTTAAATTAGTAACAGATGCTATGGCTAAAGGTGTAGAAGAGACAGAAAATGGCGTAAAAGTAACTTATGAAGCTAAAGGTAAAGAAGAGGTTGTTGAAGCGGATTATGTATTAGTTACTGTCGGTCGTCGTCCTAATACAAGTGAACTTGGCCTTGAGCAAGTAGGTATTGAATTAGATGAGCGTGGTTTAGTGAAAATTGATAAACAATGCCGTACAAATGTGAGCAATATCTATGCAATTGGTGATATCGTTGCAGGTCAGCCATTAGCACATAAAGCATCTTATGAAGCCAAAGTTGCTGCAGAAGCTATTTCTGGCGAGAAATCTGAAATTGACTATATTGCAATGCCAGCAGTAGTATTCTCAGATCCTGAGATTGCAACAGTTGGTTATACAGAAGAAGCTGCTAAAGAAGAAGGAATTAATGCAAAATCAGCTAAATTCCCATTCGCAGCAAATGGTCGCGCATTATCATTAAATGATAGTGATGGTTTCTTAAAGCTAGTTACTAGAGAAGAAGATGGTTTAGTAATTGGTGCACAAATTGTTGGACCAAGTGCTAGTGATATGATCGCTGAAATTGGTCTTGCGATTGAAACAGGTGTAACTGCTGAGGATATTGCATTAACAGTTCATGCACATCCAAGCTTAGCTGAAATTACGATGGAAGCTGCTGAGGTTGCAATTGGCAAACCAGTTCATATGTTAAAATAA